A stretch of bacterium DNA encodes these proteins:
- a CDS encoding DUF503 domain-containing protein has product MRVLVLTLELGIPGCRSLKARRSVLASLKARLRRDLNLSVSEIAPRDQHDRARLGIAAVVDTRAQGDAQYEKVHALLAREPRVLLIDEEKEYW; this is encoded by the coding sequence GTGCGCGTGCTCGTCCTGACGCTGGAGCTGGGGATCCCGGGCTGCCGCAGCCTCAAGGCCCGGCGCTCGGTGCTCGCGAGCCTCAAGGCCCGCCTGCGTCGGGACCTCAATCTTTCCGTGAGCGAGATCGCCCCCCGCGACCAGCACGACCGGGCCCGCCTGGGGATCGCGGCCGTCGTCGACACCCGGGCGCAGGGCGACGCCCAGTACGAGAAGGTCCACGCCCTGCTCGCGCGCGAGCCGCGCGTCCTCCTCATCGACGAGGAGAAGGAGTACTGGTAG